The DNA segment CTGACACTCATTTTTTGGGGTTGAGGGATGGCAATCACCGCATCATGATCACAAATAAACGCTTTCAACTCCTGCTACCAATCCTATCACCGCTCATTGCAATTATCTCTGCCCTCATCGTCGGTGCTGTCCTCATCCTACTTGCTGGGGCAAATCCCATCACCGCCTACACAGCTTTATTCCAAGAATCCCTCTCTACTTACTTTGGGTTTGGTAACACCCTCACCAAAATGACACCCCTCTTATTCACTAGTTTAGGGGTATTAATAGCGTTAAAAGCTGGTCAATTTAACATCGGTGGCGAAGGACAAATTTATCTCGGTGCGTTGGGTAGCACACTAGTTGGGTTATATGTGCAAGGATTACCCGCTATCTTGCATATTCCCCTAGCGCTTGTTGCAGGGTTTGGGTTTGGTGCGGTTTGGGGTTGGATACCTGGTTATCTCAAAGCTGTAAGGGGAGTCAATGAAGTTATTACCACCCTATTACTAAATTACATCGCCGTAAATTTAATTAGCTACTTGGTGCAGAACCCCTTAAAAGCACCAGATGCACCTAGTCCTTATTCACCATTGATTGCTAAATCTGCACAATTGCCGATCATTTTACCCCAAAGTTTAGCCCACGCAGGCATTTTACTAGCTTTACTCATTGCCGGACTATTGTGGGTGTTATTAGAGCGATCGCCTCTAGGATACCAAATTTCCGCCGTTGGTTTTAACCCTACAGCCGCCTATTATGCGCGAATTTCTGTCAAAAACACCATCATGCTAGTAATGTCTTTAGCTGGTGGTTTAGCTGGCTTGGCTGGCGCATCGGAAGTTATGGGGTTGAAATATCGCTTATTTGAACAAGTTTCCCCTGGCTACGGATTTGATGCCATTGCGATCGCCTTCCTAAGTCGCGGTAGTATTAACGGTGTAGTCCTAACTTCTTTATTTTTCGCCGCTTTGCGTAGTGGTGCAAACGTTATGCAACGTAGCGCAGGTGTCCCCGTCACCGTAGTTTACGCCATCCAAGGATTTACTGTCTTATTCATTGCCATCAGCCTCGCCGTAGAAACACGAATCAAAACGCAAAGTAACGCGGAGATTTAACGCCAAAACTCTCAGCCTTCCTCCGCGCTTTCCTTAGCGATACTCTGTCTTAAAAAGTTTCCTACGCCGGGAAACCCGGCTTCGAGGAACTTTTCGCTGCGTTTAAAAACCATGAATAACCTCAACTTCTTCTCTGATTACCTAGTCGCTAGCTTAAGCCTATCTGTACCCCTAGCATTTGCAGCCCTTGGGGGAATGTACTCTGAACGCTCAGG comes from the Nostoc sp. PCC 7120 = FACHB-418 genome and includes:
- a CDS encoding ABC transporter permease, whose amino-acid sequence is MITNKRFQLLLPILSPLIAIISALIVGAVLILLAGANPITAYTALFQESLSTYFGFGNTLTKMTPLLFTSLGVLIALKAGQFNIGGEGQIYLGALGSTLVGLYVQGLPAILHIPLALVAGFGFGAVWGWIPGYLKAVRGVNEVITTLLLNYIAVNLISYLVQNPLKAPDAPSPYSPLIAKSAQLPIILPQSLAHAGILLALLIAGLLWVLLERSPLGYQISAVGFNPTAAYYARISVKNTIMLVMSLAGGLAGLAGASEVMGLKYRLFEQVSPGYGFDAIAIAFLSRGSINGVVLTSLFFAALRSGANVMQRSAGVPVTVVYAIQGFTVLFIAISLAVETRIKTQSNAEI